The following DNA comes from Ornithinimicrobium avium.
TCACCGCGACCCGCGCAGCCAAGAAAGGAGCCGCCACCACCTGACCACCAGGTCGGGCACGCCCCAACGGGCTGACCGACCCGCACGCCCCAACCCCCCGAGGGTGGGGCCAAATCAGAACAGCACAGTGGGGCCAAATGGACTTGTCATTCTCAACCCCGCCTGGCGCCGACCCCCCGCCCCGACGAGGAACGACCCCAAGTGGAAAAGCCGGACAGACCGGCAGGTCCGCCATGCCCAGATGCACAACCGGTCCACCGATCCCCTTCAGCAGTACTCCACCCCGCTCAAGAAAACAGAGTCGGCGGATCGAGGCTGAGGTAGCCAGCGTCCCAGGCATTGTTGCCGCCAGCCCCCATAAGAATGATCGGGGATGGCCTCGGCGTGTCTTCCAGCATTTGCCCGACTTTTATCGATGATCTTCCCAGCCTCGCCAGCAGGGGGGCTTGGGATGTTCCCGCATGTGGTGACTGTTCGGCGAAGAACTCGACGCCAACTACGCGGCGGGACCCTGTTCGATGAGGAGTAGGTATGGCGGCTCTTCACAAACGAGGGTGTAGGGGTGGCGTGAGCGGGATCGGCGCGTCGGTACGGGGGTAGGCGTCGAGGTCTTCCGAAGATGGAGGTTCCTACACGCAGCCATCCGAAAGACCTCGACGTGCACGACGCTACCTTCACGCGCCCCGACCTGACTACTTTCACCGGGCTGGACGCCCTCGGCCTGGCGGCTACTGGGCAGCTGCTCGAGCCCGACCGGGCGGTCCTGGCCTGCCGGGTCCTGGAGCCGGATGACTGGTGCCGTCGGTGCGGGTGCCAGGGCGTGCCGCGCGACACCGTGACCAGGCAGCTGGCGCACGTGCCGTTCGGGTGGCGACCCACCATCCTGCTCATCACGGTCCGGCGGTACCGGTGTACCGGGTGCTCTCACGTGTGGCGCCAGGACACCACCGCCGCGGCGCCGCCGCGGGCGAAGATCTCCCGCGCCGGGCTGCGGTGGGGACTGGTCGGCATCGTGGTCCAGCACCTGTCGATGGCCCGCGTCGCCGAGGGACTGGCGGTCTCCTGGAACACCGCCAACGACGCCGTCCTGGCCGAAGGCCAGCGGCTGCTGATCGACGACCCGGCCCGCCTCGAGGGCGTGCGCGTCGTTGGCGTCGACGAGCACTGTTGGCGGCACACCCGCCGGGGCGACAAGTACGTCACCGTCATCATCGACCTCACCCCGGTCCGCGACGGCACCGGCCCCGCGCGGCTGCTCGACATGGTCGAGGGCCGCAGCAAGAAGGCGTTCAAGACCTGGCTGGCCGAGCGCGACCAGGCCTGGCGCGAGGGGATCGAGGTCGTGGCCATGGACGGCTTCTCCGGCTTCAAGACGGCGACCAGCGAAGAGCTGCCAGACGCTGTGCCGGTGATGGATCCGTTCCACGTGGTCCGCCTGGGCGGGGAGGCACTGGACGAGTGCCGGCGCCGGGTGCAGCAGGAGCTGCACGGCCACCGGGGCCGCAAGGGCGACCCGCTGTACTCCGCGCGACGGACCCTGCACACCGGCGCCGACCTGCTCACCGACCGCCAGCACGAGCGCGTCGAGAAGCTCTTCGCCACCGAGCAGCACACCGAGGTGGAGTGCACCTGGGGCATCTACCAGCGGATGATCTACGCCTACCGCGCCCCGGACCGGACCGCCGGCCGGGCAGAGATGGCCTCGGTCATCGAAGCGCTGAGCAGCGGCGTCCCCGCCCGGCTGGTCGAGCTGCGCAAGCTGGGCCGCACCCTGGCCAGACGCGCCTGCGACGTCCTGGCCTACTTCGAGCGGCCCCGCACCAGCAACGGACCCAGCGAAGCGATCAACGGTCGCCTTGAGCATCTCCGCGGCCTGGCCCTCGGCTTCCGCAACCTCACCCACTACATCGCCCGAGCACTCCTCGAGGCCGGTGGATTCAGACCCCAACTACACCCTCGATTGTGAAGAGCCCGTTACCCTGGCCCGGACCGGCAGCTGGTCGGTCTCCTCGGTGAACGAGCGGCGCGGGCAGAGCTCCTCGGTGCAGGCGTAGCGGCGCTTGCGCACGACGACGTCGAGGCGCTCACCCCCGCAGGGCACGTCCTTGACGTGCTGGACCGGGCGGGCCTGGACCCGGCAGGACAGCACCCCGCAGGACGGGCAGGCGCCCTCGGACGCGATGGTCTCGACGATCACCTGCCGCGGCTGGTCGCCGACGGCAGGGCTGGCCGAGACCACCTGGTAGCCGGGCAGGTTGAACAGGATCGACGCCGCATCGACGTCGAACGTAGGCTTGTGCACGCTCGCGGTCCTCGCTACTTGGATGCCTTGACAACACCCATGCTGGCGCAGGGCCGCGAGCCCTCCTTCAGGGCCCCCACCACGCTCAAAGTCGAAGAACCGCCATGCCGCGGCGCTTGCACGAGCGCAGCAGGTCGGCCCAGGACTCGGTGAACTCGCGGTGCCCGTCCTCGAGCGCGACGAGCTCCTTGGTGCCGTCGGCGCGGACGCCGACCATGACCAGCAGGCAGACCTTGTCCTGGGTCAGGCGGACCTTGAGGTGGATCCCGTCGACCCACACGTACACGTAGTCGGTCTCGGCCAGCGACCGCTTGTTGAACGCGGCGGCCTCGGCTTGCCACTGCTCGGTCAGCCGGGTGATCGCCTTGGCCGACAGCCCCGAGGCGGTGCCGAGGAACTGGGTCAGCGCCGGGGCGAAGTCGCTGGAGGACAGGCCGTGCAGGTACAGCAACGGCAGCACCTCGGCCAGCTGCGGGCTCTTGCGGGCCCACGCGGGCAGAATCGCCGAGGCGAACCGCTTGCGCTCACCGGTGGCCTCATCCACCCGCCGGTCGTTGACCCGCGGCTGGCGCACCGGGACCGCACCAGCGGCGGTGGTCACCACCCGGGGCGCGTGGTACCCGTTACGCACCACCAGCCGGTGGCCGTGCTCATCGACCTCGTGCGCGTACCGCTCGACGTAGGCGGCGACCTCGGCCTGCAGTGCGGCCGCGAGCATCTGCCTGGCGCCGTCGCGCACGATCTCATCCAGCAGCGACCCACCCCCCAGCGGTCGCGTCGACGTTGGACTCGGTGCTCTCCTGGACTACCTTGAGCATGGGCGTACCTTCCCGAGCCGGCGCGCCAACGCCGACCCTGATCAGAACTTCTATGGGCTTTCAGATCTTGCTCGGGAGGTACGCCACTTTCACGTCACCCCGCCGAGGGCCATCCAGTCGGGTGGCCGGGGGGAATCTCACCCCCCGGCTCCCACAGAACCGTGCGTGACAGTCTCCCGTCACACGGCTCTTACCACCCTGTCGGAAGGAAGTCCCGGGTCCAGGCCCAGTGGGCGAACCCACGCGGGTAGCGAGCGACCAGCGCCCGCCACCATGCCTTGACCTTCTTGAACCCATGCAACGCTCGATACTTCTTGCGGGCCCACCGCACCAGATAGGTGTTGATGCGGCGCAGCAGGGGATACAACTCAGAGCGATAGAACGCCCCGTAGTACTGCATCCAGCCCCGCACGATGGGATTCATCCATCGGGCGAGGTCGGTAAGGCTTCCACCGGTGCGCAGGTGGATGCGCCACCTGCGAACCTGTCTGCCCATCGCCACCAGGGCTTCCCGGGACACCGCGGGCAAGAACGAGGCGAACTTCCGCCCGTGCTTGTTCCGCGCCGACCGGGTCCGGAAGGTGTAGCCCAAGAACGTGAACGACTCGTGCTCGTGAGAGCCGCGCCGGTTGTCGTCCTTGCAGTACACGATCTTGGTCTTGTCCGGGTGCAGTTCCAGCCCGACCTCGATCATCCGGGCAGCGATCGCCGAACGCAGCCGCTCTGCGTGGCCGCGTGTGGCGGCATGCACCACCACGTCATCGACGTAGCGTTCGAACTGGACGGAGGGGAACTCCCGGGCCATCCAGGCATCGAACGCATAGTGCAGAAACAGGTTCGCCAGGACCGGTGAAACCGCGGACCCCTGCGGGGTGCCACGGTCTCGGTCCTGAACGCTGCCGTCGGGATGCACCATCGGCGCAGCCAACCAGCGCCGCACGTACAGCACCACCCAACGGTCCTCGGTGTTGGCCTCCACCGCCTTGAGCAGCAGGTCATGGTCGACGCTGTCGAAGAACGCGCGGATGTCCAGATCGAGCACCCAGTCCTTGCTCCAGCATCGTCGCCGGGTCACCGCTACCGCATCCAGGGCCGACCGCCGCGGCCGGTACCCGTAGGAGTCAGGGTGGAACATCGGTTCCACCCTGGCCTCCAGCCGGGCCGCGACCACGGTCTGGGCGATCCTGTCCGCGACAGTTGGTACCCCGAGCACCCTGACCTTGCCGTCAGGCTTGGGGATCGGCACCGCGCGCACCGGCGGCGGGAAGTAGGACCCCGAGGACATCCGATTCCAAACCTTGTACAGGTTGCCCCGTAGATCGGCCTCGAACTCCTCGATGGTCACCTCATCCACCCCCGAAGCGCCCTTGTTCGCCTTCACCCGCTCATACGCCTGCCACACCTCCCACTTGGAGATCTCGAACGACTTGCCTTCCGTCAGTGACGTGCTCACCGCGGTTCCTCCCACCCTTGTGGTTGACCCGACGAACAGATCACGGTGGCCTGGCCCCTTCGCTCCACGCCCATTACAGGCACTTCGCCGCTACTACGAGCCAGTCCGCCAACCCATCCCGCATCGGTACTCAGCACCTCGCAGTTTCTGCTGCTTGGTGGTCTTCCTCTCTCCACCCCCACGGGTAGACGTATCGGGATGGGCCTTCCCACGTTCCGTGCAGCAGCCGCAGACCAGGCTCGCGTCGCCTTCATGCCGGACACCACCTGGCCAGTCAGCGGGCTCCCGCCAGGCTCATCCCGGGGACAACCTGAAACCCCGGTTTCGATGTCGTGTTGATTATCATCTCGACACTTCAACGGCGATTCACTCACGTTCGCCTTCCTGATCCCTACCTGACACCTCAACCGGTGCCTTCTCCTCATCGCTCACCACCCCGGCCTTGCAGCCAGGGCAGCATGAGGCGGTTTGGAGCCTCCCCCACGCAGGGCGACTCCGAAGGGCCTTCCTTCATCAGCTGCACAGCACCGTCCTCAGCAACGACTACCTACACATCGCACCTCCGACGTTCGTGGCACACCAGGTTCTGATCATTGCTCGTGACGCACAGACCCTGCACGCTGTCAGCGGCGCTTGAGAACTGGACGGTCACGGCGCTCGAAAAGTGGACACCCCAACAACGATTGGAGAGTGATCACTATGGAGGACTGGGCGCTGATCAGGAGGCTGGCTCGGGACGGTGTGCCGAAGGCGGCGATCGCCCGACAGCTGGGCATCTCGAGGACCACGGTCATCAAGGCCGCCAACTCCGAGGGGCCGCCGCGGTACGTCCGCAAGAGCGGGCCGACGTCGTTCACGCCGTTCGAGGCTCAGGTGCGGGCGTTGCTGGCGGAGACCCCGGACATGCCCGCTACGGTGCTCGCCGAGCGGGTCGGGTGGACCGGCTCGATCCGGTGCTTCGGGGACAACGTGAACCGGGTGCGGGCTGATGCTCGCCCGATCGACCCGGACCAGCCGCAGCCAGATCTCATACTTCGCCGATGGTGACAGGATCTTCTTCGGCCGTTGCCGCCTCGGCATCGACCTTGTGATGGCGGATGCTTCCTGACCAAGGACCAGGCGATCAACGCAGCCAAGAAGATGGTTTCCATTCGCCTTGTGATGGCGGACGCTTCCTGACACCTGAGATCGCGGGTTCGATTCCCGTCATCCCGTTTCTATTCGCCTTGTGATGGCGGATGCTTCCTGACAGAAGGCGCTCGACGTGCTGTCCGCCTGAGGCTGAGTTTCTATTCGCCTTGTGATGGCGGATGCTTCCTGACACCGTTCAGTCCAGGAGGCGCTACGGCGCCACGTTTCTATTCGCCTTGTGATGGCGGATGCTTCCTGACCCATCCAGCAGGAGTCCTCATGGCGGAAAGGGCAGCTGTTTCTATTCGCCTTGTGATGGCGGATGCTTCCTGACCAGGACCGTCCTCGCAGTCATCAAGAGCGGCGAAATCGTTTCTATTCGCCTTGTGATGGCGGATGCTTCCTGACAAGCTCGCCGCCCCCGCTCTACACGCCGCCGCCTCCTCCGTTTCTATTCGCCTTGTGATGGCGGATGCTTCCTGACGTCCGCGAGTTTGACTACTCGCGCGACGGCGACCTCGTTTCTATTCGCCTTGTGATGGCGGATGCTTCCTGACCCGTCTGCGGCTAAGTCAACACTTCTGTCCCTACTGTTTCTATTCGCCTTGTGATGGCGGATGCTTCCTGACGTGATCTGCAGACGCTGATCGACGGAGGCTGCCTGTTCTTTCTATTCGCCTTGTGATGGCGGATGCTTCCTGACCGTCGGCGAG
Coding sequences within:
- a CDS encoding ISL3 family transposase; this translates as MHDATFTRPDLTTFTGLDALGLAATGQLLEPDRAVLACRVLEPDDWCRRCGCQGVPRDTVTRQLAHVPFGWRPTILLITVRRYRCTGCSHVWRQDTTAAAPPRAKISRAGLRWGLVGIVVQHLSMARVAEGLAVSWNTANDAVLAEGQRLLIDDPARLEGVRVVGVDEHCWRHTRRGDKYVTVIIDLTPVRDGTGPARLLDMVEGRSKKAFKTWLAERDQAWREGIEVVAMDGFSGFKTATSEELPDAVPVMDPFHVVRLGGEALDECRRRVQQELHGHRGRKGDPLYSARRTLHTGADLLTDRQHERVEKLFATEQHTEVECTWGIYQRMIYAYRAPDRTAGRAEMASVIEALSSGVPARLVELRKLGRTLARRACDVLAYFERPRTSNGPSEAINGRLEHLRGLALGFRNLTHYIARALLEAGGFRPQLHPRL
- a CDS encoding transposase family protein; the protein is MHKPTFDVDAASILFNLPGYQVVSASPAVGDQPRQVIVETIASEGACPSCGVLSCRVQARPVQHVKDVPCGGERLDVVVRKRRYACTEELCPRRSFTEETDQLPVRARVTGSSQSRV
- the ltrA gene encoding group II intron reverse transcriptase/maturase: MSTSLTEGKSFEISKWEVWQAYERVKANKGASGVDEVTIEEFEADLRGNLYKVWNRMSSGSYFPPPVRAVPIPKPDGKVRVLGVPTVADRIAQTVVAARLEARVEPMFHPDSYGYRPRRSALDAVAVTRRRCWSKDWVLDLDIRAFFDSVDHDLLLKAVEANTEDRWVVLYVRRWLAAPMVHPDGSVQDRDRGTPQGSAVSPVLANLFLHYAFDAWMAREFPSVQFERYVDDVVVHAATRGHAERLRSAIAARMIEVGLELHPDKTKIVYCKDDNRRGSHEHESFTFLGYTFRTRSARNKHGRKFASFLPAVSREALVAMGRQVRRWRIHLRTGGSLTDLARWMNPIVRGWMQYYGAFYRSELYPLLRRINTYLVRWARKKYRALHGFKKVKAWWRALVARYPRGFAHWAWTRDFLPTGW
- a CDS encoding helix-turn-helix domain-containing protein codes for the protein MEDWALIRRLARDGVPKAAIARQLGISRTTVIKAANSEGPPRYVRKSGPTSFTPFEAQVRALLAETPDMPATVLAERVGWTGSIRCFGDNVNRVRADARPIDPDQPQPDLILRRW